The DNA region CGCGGCGGCAGCAGCAATGCCGGGATTTCACGCTGTTGCTTGCCGCGACCACGGCGAACGGCCTTGGGCTGCTTGATCCCTTCCGGGGCACCGGTCAGGGCGGCGGCCGTCGGTGCCACCGGGGCTTCCACCACCGGGCGCGGCATCCAGGAGGGCCAGAAGCCATCCACCGCCTGCGCTTCCAGGTTCTTGCGGATCAGCTTGTTGATCGCCTCGAGCTGACGGCTTTCTTCCTGGGACATCAGCGAGATGGCAACGCCGGAGGCACCGGCACGACCGGTACGGCCAATGCGGTGCACGTAGTCTTCCGGGGCGTTGGGCAGCTCGAAGTTGACCACATAGGGCAGTTCGGTGATGTCCAGACCGCGGGCAGCGACATCGGTCGCCACCAGCACCTTGATGCTGCCTTCCTTGAAGGCAGACAGGGTTTCCAGTCGGGCTGCCTGGGCCTTGTCGCCGTGAATGGCTTCGGCGGCATGACCGTCGCGCTTGAGGTCACGGGCAAGCTGATCGGCGCTGAGCTTGGTCTTGCAGAAGACAATGACCTGGCCCATGTCGCGATTGCGGATCAGGTGCGACAGCAGCTTGCGCTTCTGCCAGCCATCCGCGGCATAGACCAGTTGCTCGACGTCTTCATTGGTCGAGTTCTGGCGCGCGACTTCGACCACCTGCGGGTCTCGCATGAAGTCTTCGGCCAGCTTCTTGATTTCCGGCGCGAAGGTGGCGGAGAACAGCAGGGTCTGCCGTTCACGCGGCAGCAAGGCCATGATCTTGCGGATGTCCTGGATGAAGCCCATGTCGAGCATGCGGTCGCCTTCGTCCAGCACCAGCACATCGACTTTGTTCAGCTGCACGGTTTTTTGCGAAACGTGGTCCAGCAGGCGCCCCGGGGTGGCGATGAGGATCTCGACCCCGCGCCGCAGTTCGGCCACCTGGGGATCCATATTGATGCCGCCGAAGATGGTGGTGGCGCGCAGCGGCAGATAACGGGTGTAGGCCTTGACGTTGACGCCGATCTGGTCAGCCAGCTCGCGCGTCGGCGACAGAATCAGGGCGCGCACCGGGTGCATGGCCGGCGAGGCGCTGGCATTGGCGTATTTCTTCAGGCGCTCCAGGATCGGCAGCATGAAGGCGGCGGTCTTGCCGGTACCGGTTTGTGCGGCAGCCAGCATGTCGCGGCCGGTCAACACCAACGGGATGGCCTTGGCCTGGATCGGGGTGGGCTCGTTATAGCCCTGCTCGCCGATGGCACGGAGCAGCTCCGGCGACAGGCCAAGTTCGGAAAAAGACATGTGAAATCTCCACTGATAATTCTTCAGCAGTGCCAGCGACGGCACTGTACATCACACCCGCAAGGGGCAAGAATGCCAACGCCGCCCTTCGGGGCGGCGCAGGGGGTCGGCGCGATCTCTCAGCCCAGCAGGCTGGCCACGCTCATGAGCAGGATGACCAGTAACCACAACAGGGCGGAGCGCCAGATCAACCCGACGGCACTACGCAGATAGTTCGGATCGGCTTCATCGCCGAGACCGAGTTCCGGCCGGAACTTGACCGTATAGTCCTGCTTCAGCGGGTCACCCAGCCGGATGCCGAGGGCACCGGCTGCGGACGCCAGCAGGATACCGTTGGCGTAATGACCCCAGGCTTTGGCCTGGGAGCGCCAGCAGTACACCGCATCTTCAAAATCGCCCATCACGGCGAAACTGGCGGCGGTCAGACGCACAGGCAGCCAGTCCAGCCAGCTGGCAGCCCGGTCGGCAAACTGCCCGAAGCGGTCTTCCGCCTGCGGACGATTGCCCCACTTCTGGTACAGCATCTGGCTCAGGCGATACATCAGCGCGCCGGAAGGTCCCGGCAGCAGTACGAACCAGAACATGGTCCCGAACACGAAACGATAGCTGTCCATGACGCCCTGCTCGATCGACAGGCGGGCGATCTCGTTGACGGACAGCTCGGCGCTCGGTTGCCCGGTCCAGCGCGACAGGGCGACCCTGGCATCCAGATCACGCCCCTCGGCCAGCGCCAGGGAAATATCGGAAAACGCACTGGAGAAGTGGCGGAACCCCATCGTCAGGTACAGCACGAAAACGTTCCAGCACAAGGCCAGCACCGGACTGATGGCTTTCAGTCCGTAATAAATGACAATGCTCAGCAGCATCGCCGGCACAATGGCCAGCAGCCAGGCAAAGACGCCATGCCGGTTGGCGCCGGCATTCAGATTTCGCTCGAGATGATTGGCGAATCGAATGAACAGCAGCCAGACGCGGTTGCGGTTGCCGAGCGGGCGAATCTGCTCGAGCCCCAGTGCGAAGATCAGTGATAGCAGGGTCATTGTTTTTGGAAGGTTGTTCAGGCCCAACTGGAAGATACCACAACTACCACCCGGCAATCACTTGTCAGGCCGAACCAAGGTGACGGCCACCGATCGGTACTTGCGCCTGGGCGCCATCCGGCCCGTAGGACATCATCGACGCCGCCGCGCTCTTGAGGACATTCAGCCCCTCCCGGGCACGGTGCAGCCCCTGATTGATCTGCTGGCCGTTAAATTCGTTCAGCACCACGGCGCGCTTGATCGCGCCCTCGAGCTGAAACCAGGCATCACACAGTGCCGGCCGCGAAGTCAGCCATTCATGCACCGCCTGCGGGCTGGTCAGCCCCTGGGTCTGCATCCATTGCTGACGCTGCTGGCTCAGTTGCGCCAGTTGATCCAGCGCCCGGCTCTTGTCATCGGCCAGCTGCTCCAGCTTCAGCACCTCGCCGGCCAACAGGGCCTGTTGTTCCATTTCCAGAAATGCAATTAGCCGGGACACCTGTTCGGTTTCGTCCCGGCAAAATCTGGCAAACAATTCAATATCCGCCATAACCATCCATATATCAGGCTGTCATGCGCGCGTCTCAGCCCGCCAGCAACTGCCTGGTCGAATTAATCAGCCCGTCGGCAATATCCTCAGCGTTGATCTTGAAGTTGCCGGCAGCGATCGCACTCTTGATGGATTCGACCTTGGCCATATCAAAAGACGGCTCGGTCGCCATGTTCTGGGCAACCTCATTGATCTGGCTGGCCAGCGGGTTGATGGCAACCTGAGACGACGGCGCACTGGAGCTGGACGATTCAGTGTCCTGCTTGCGCTTGGCCGGCTTGTTCTGCGCCGGATAAAGATCCTGGATATTACCCGATTGATCGATTTTCATGATTGGGTCCCTTCCTTCAAGACTCCACGGTTACCTGTATTATCGTCTCAAATATGCGTAACATGAGAAATTATTTTAATTAGATAAGCTTACTACACCATCTTGTCCCGCCACGCCGCGCAACAACTGTCCGTTGGGCATGCGCACCGTCACGACGTCACCCGCGCGGCCATTGGCGATGGCGACCCCCTCGGCCTCCACGCTGAATCCGTCACCACTGACAACCACTCTCACACGCTGATTCATTTTCACAACAAATGGCGGGCGCACCATGAAATTACGCAGCCAGATCCCGGCGGCAGCACCGCTGGTCATGCTCTGACCAACGACCTGGGCGGGGTCCGACAGTACATCACGCGCCATGGCGGCATCCGGTAGCGGCGCCTGGCGCACATCGCCCGGTTCCAGCGTGTCGCCGGCCCTGACAGGCCGGGTCAGCACCAGGCCGAGCACGGTCTCGTTGATGGCGACCGGCAGGCGCAGACGCCAGGCCGGTGCCAGGCAATAGAGATCGATATAGGTGTTGCCGCCTGGCACGGCACCATCGGCCCATGCCACCTGAGGGGCGGGGCAGGCCGGCAGAGCCAGACGGCGGTCCAGCCTGCCGAGACGGAAGGTGGCCTGGGGACGCTGACTCAGTTCGCCCTGCACATAGCTGCGCGCCATCTGCTCCAGCAAGGTCAGATTCTGATTCGCAGCCAGTGCCGGCACTGTCAGGCACAGCGCCAGCATCATGAGAAAAATCCGCTTCATGCCGACATTGTAACGCAATCAGTCGTCGAGCATCCCCGGGGTGATCATGGCTTTCAGGCGGACCGGATCGCCACCGGCCTGATGACGCAGGCCCAGCCACCAGATGGCCCCCTTCTTGATGTTCCAGTACTGCGGATCGCCGGACATCAGCCGGGCGGCCAGGCGGCCCAGATAAGGCTGATGGCCGACCAGCACCACCGTGTCGACATGATGGTACTGATCCAGCACCGCCAGCACGTCTTCCATGGCGGCACCGGGGTTCAGGGCCGCCTCGGTCTCGAACCCCTTGCTGAGAAAGGCCGCCGTCTGGCGTGAGCGCTTGGCCTCTGACGCCAGCACCACATAGTCTTGCGGCAGACGACGCCCCAGCCAGGCCGCCATGCTGCGCCCTTGCTGCTGGCCCTTGCGGGTCAGGGCCCGCGACAAATCGTCAGAGCCTTCTTCGGCGTCGGCGTGACGCCACAGGATCAAATCCATGAGTCCCTCTCTGCATGACATTCAAAGCGTTGGTTATTACTTCAGCATACTGCAAATCAGAGGCACCAGCACCGCTGTCCACAAACCGTTCAACCCCATGGCCAGGCCGGCGAAGGCGCCAGCGGTCTCCGACAACTGCAGCGCTCTGGCGGTGCCGACGCCGTGCGCCGCCACACCGGTGGCAAACCCAAGCGTCATGTCGTCCAGCCGTGGAAAGCGCTGCCGCAAGGGACCGAGCAAGGCAGCGCCGAGGATGCCGGTCAGGATGACACCGGCGGCCGCCACCGAGGGGATGCCGCCAATCTGTTCGGCAATGCCCATGGCGATGGGGGTGGTGGCCGAGCGCGGCAGCAGGGACAACAGGATGGGCCGGGGCAGTCCCAGCAGCTTGCCCAGCAAACCGCCGGAGAGAATGCCGACTGCCCCGCCGCCCAGCAGCGCCAGCCCCAACACGGCGGCATGGCGCTTGAGGTGGTGCAGGTTGTCATACAGCGGCACGGCCAGCGCCACGGTTGCCGGGCCGAGCAGGAGGTGAATGAAACGTCCGCCCGCCATGTACTCCTCGTAGCGGATGCCAGTTGCCCAGAGCACCAGCATCACCAGCAGGACACCGACCAGCACCGTATTGGTGAGGGGATGGCCATGGCAGCGCCGGTTGAGCAGGATGGCCAGCCGATAAGCCAGCAGGGTCAGGAACAGGCCGGTCAGCGGGGAGTGGCGGACGGCCAGCAGGGCTGCGTTCATGGCTGTCTGGCCTTTCTGCGCAGCAAGGCATGCAGCAGGCCGGCGCTGGCCAGCCAGGTCAACAGGGTGGCCAGCAGCACGACGGCCAGCAACTGCCAGGCCAGCGGCGCCAGCTGACTGCGCCAGAGCATGACCCCGACCCCGGCGGGAATGAACAGCATCGACAGATGGCGCAGCAGGCCCGGTACGGTGCTGCGCAGGTCATCCGGAATGCCGCGGCGCAGGCACAGTGTCAGAAACAGCAGCAGCATGCCCAGCACCGGACCGGGCACCGGCAGGGACAGCAGGCGGGCCAGCGCCTCGCCGGCGATCTGGTAGCCCAGCAGCCAGATCAGGGCATTGAGCATGGCGGGTCTCCACAGGATGATCTGTCTGCCGTGTCGTCGGGCCACGGGACAGCAGGGTTTACGTTTGGCATAATGTGCGCCATGTTTGCCGATACACACTGGGCGGCCACGCCGCCCCACACCTCTGCGCTGCTGCAGCCATGGCTGACGGACAGCACCTCCCTGACGGAACGACTGATGGCCACCGGTCGCGAGTTTGCCGTGCGCGTACTGTATCAGGGGCCTTCGGTGGCCGCCTCCGACGAGGCCGACCTGGTCGGCGCGGCCGCCGGCAGCCCGCTCAGCGCCCGGCATGTCGCCCTGACGCTGGATGGCGTTTGTGTCGTCGTGGCGCGCAGCATCATCCGCCCCGGTTGCCCGGTCTGGGAGCCGATCCTGCAGCGCGGCAGCCGCTCGCTCGGCCTGACGCTGTTCAGTCAGGACAGCGCGATTATACGTCAACCCCTGCGCTATCGTGAGCTGCAGCCCGGCCACCCGCTGTTTGCGCTGGTGCGCGGCCAGGATATGGAAGAGGCGCCGCGCTATGCCGCCCGACGCTCCACTTTTCTGCTCGATGGCGCCGCCCTGAATGTATGCGAGGCCTTTCTGCCGGTCTTGGAGACCTTCCTGTGACGACAGCGCTGCGCGACAGGCTGACCATCTACAGCCAACTGATGCGTCTGGACAAGCCCATCGGCACCCTGCTGCTGCTTTGGCCGACGTTGTGGGCCATCTGGATTGCCTCGGCCGGCCACCCGACGCTGCCGGTTCTGCTGATCTTCTGTCTGGGCACCTTGCTGATGCGCTCGGCGGGCTGTGTCATCAACGATTATGCCGACCGTGATTTCGATGCCCTGGTGGCGCGCACCAGCGGGCGTCCCTTTGCACGCAAGGCGGTCAGTGGCAAGGAGGCCTTGCTGCTGGCTGGCGGCCTGGCGCTGCTGTCCCTGCTGCTGATCCTGCCGCTCAACCGGCTCACCCTGCTGTTGAGCGTGCCGGCGGTGCTGGTGGCCGCCAGTTACCCCTATACCAAGCGTTTCTTCCCGCTGCCGCAGGCCTATCTGGGCATCGCCTTTTCCTTTGGCATCCCCATGGCCTTTGCCGCCATCGGCAACCATGTCCCGCTGCTGGCCTGGCTGATGATGCTGGCGACGGCTTTCTGGGTGGTGGCCTACGACACGGCCTATGCCATGGCCGACAAACCGGACGATCTGAAAATCGGCATCAAGACCTCGGCCATTACCTTTGGCCGTTTCGATGCCGAGGCGGTCATGCTGTGCCACGCCGTGTTTCTGGTCCTGATGAGCTGGCTCGGCCGCCAGTGGCAGTTCGGCCTGGTCTTTTATGCCGGGATACTTGTATCCGCATTCCTGATTATGCTTCAGTACCGCGAGATCAAGGGGCGTGACCGGCAGCGCTGCTTCAAGGCTTTCCTGGATAACAACCGTGTCGGTCTGGTGCTGTTTGTCGCCATCGTCCTGGACTACCTGAGCCGATAAGCTGCCGAGGCCCTTCCCTGCTCGCGACCTCTGACAACCCCGCACAGACAGGAACCGCCCATGAAAACCGTTGTTGCCCTGCTACTGGCGTGCGCCGTCGCCGCGCCGGCTTTTGCCGCCGACGCCTCGGCCCCGAAGGACATGAAA from Paludibacterium sp. B53371 includes:
- a CDS encoding DEAD/DEAH box helicase, which codes for MSFSELGLSPELLRAIGEQGYNEPTPIQAKAIPLVLTGRDMLAAAQTGTGKTAAFMLPILERLKKYANASASPAMHPVRALILSPTRELADQIGVNVKAYTRYLPLRATTIFGGINMDPQVAELRRGVEILIATPGRLLDHVSQKTVQLNKVDVLVLDEGDRMLDMGFIQDIRKIMALLPRERQTLLFSATFAPEIKKLAEDFMRDPQVVEVARQNSTNEDVEQLVYAADGWQKRKLLSHLIRNRDMGQVIVFCKTKLSADQLARDLKRDGHAAEAIHGDKAQAARLETLSAFKEGSIKVLVATDVAARGLDITELPYVVNFELPNAPEDYVHRIGRTGRAGASGVAISLMSQEESRQLEAINKLIRKNLEAQAVDGFWPSWMPRPVVEAPVAPTAAALTGAPEGIKQPKAVRRGRGKQQREIPALLLPPRYKVNAPAR
- a CDS encoding CobD/CbiB family protein, translated to MTLLSLIFALGLEQIRPLGNRNRVWLLFIRFANHLERNLNAGANRHGVFAWLLAIVPAMLLSIVIYYGLKAISPVLALCWNVFVLYLTMGFRHFSSAFSDISLALAEGRDLDARVALSRWTGQPSAELSVNEIARLSIEQGVMDSYRFVFGTMFWFVLLPGPSGALMYRLSQMLYQKWGNRPQAEDRFGQFADRAASWLDWLPVRLTAASFAVMGDFEDAVYCWRSQAKAWGHYANGILLASAAGALGIRLGDPLKQDYTVKFRPELGLGDEADPNYLRSAVGLIWRSALLWLLVILLMSVASLLG
- a CDS encoding flagellar export chaperone FlgN, which gives rise to MEQQALLAGEVLKLEQLADDKSRALDQLAQLSQQRQQWMQTQGLTSPQAVHEWLTSRPALCDAWFQLEGAIKRAVVLNEFNGQQINQGLHRAREGLNVLKSAAASMMSYGPDGAQAQVPIGGRHLGSA
- the flgM gene encoding flagellar biosynthesis anti-sigma factor FlgM, yielding MKIDQSGNIQDLYPAQNKPAKRKQDTESSSSSAPSSQVAINPLASQINEVAQNMATEPSFDMAKVESIKSAIAAGNFKINAEDIADGLINSTRQLLAG
- the flgA gene encoding flagellar basal body P-ring formation chaperone FlgA — translated: MKRIFLMMLALCLTVPALAANQNLTLLEQMARSYVQGELSQRPQATFRLGRLDRRLALPACPAPQVAWADGAVPGGNTYIDLYCLAPAWRLRLPVAINETVLGLVLTRPVRAGDTLEPGDVRQAPLPDAAMARDVLSDPAQVVGQSMTSGAAAGIWLRNFMVRPPFVVKMNQRVRVVVSGDGFSVEAEGVAIANGRAGDVVTVRMPNGQLLRGVAGQDGVVSLSN
- a CDS encoding histidine phosphatase family protein; translation: MDLILWRHADAEEGSDDLSRALTRKGQQQGRSMAAWLGRRLPQDYVVLASEAKRSRQTAAFLSKGFETEAALNPGAAMEDVLAVLDQYHHVDTVVLVGHQPYLGRLAARLMSGDPQYWNIKKGAIWWLGLRHQAGGDPVRLKAMITPGMLDD
- a CDS encoding LrgB family protein; amino-acid sequence: MNAALLAVRHSPLTGLFLTLLAYRLAILLNRRCHGHPLTNTVLVGVLLVMLVLWATGIRYEEYMAGGRFIHLLLGPATVALAVPLYDNLHHLKRHAAVLGLALLGGGAVGILSGGLLGKLLGLPRPILLSLLPRSATTPIAMGIAEQIGGIPSVAAAGVILTGILGAALLGPLRQRFPRLDDMTLGFATGVAAHGVGTARALQLSETAGAFAGLAMGLNGLWTAVLVPLICSMLK
- a CDS encoding CidA/LrgA family protein, with product MLNALIWLLGYQIAGEALARLLSLPVPGPVLGMLLLFLTLCLRRGIPDDLRSTVPGLLRHLSMLFIPAGVGVMLWRSQLAPLAWQLLAVVLLATLLTWLASAGLLHALLRRKARQP
- a CDS encoding chorismate lyase, encoding MFADTHWAATPPHTSALLQPWLTDSTSLTERLMATGREFAVRVLYQGPSVAASDEADLVGAAAGSPLSARHVALTLDGVCVVVARSIIRPGCPVWEPILQRGSRSLGLTLFSQDSAIIRQPLRYRELQPGHPLFALVRGQDMEEAPRYAARRSTFLLDGAALNVCEAFLPVLETFL
- the ubiA gene encoding 4-hydroxybenzoate octaprenyltransferase, with protein sequence MRGLSAGLGDLPVTTALRDRLTIYSQLMRLDKPIGTLLLLWPTLWAIWIASAGHPTLPVLLIFCLGTLLMRSAGCVINDYADRDFDALVARTSGRPFARKAVSGKEALLLAGGLALLSLLLILPLNRLTLLLSVPAVLVAASYPYTKRFFPLPQAYLGIAFSFGIPMAFAAIGNHVPLLAWLMMLATAFWVVAYDTAYAMADKPDDLKIGIKTSAITFGRFDAEAVMLCHAVFLVLMSWLGRQWQFGLVFYAGILVSAFLIMLQYREIKGRDRQRCFKAFLDNNRVGLVLFVAIVLDYLSR